From the genome of Primulina eburnea isolate SZY01 chromosome 12, ASM2296580v1, whole genome shotgun sequence, one region includes:
- the LOC140807909 gene encoding WUSCHEL-related homeobox 5-like, producing the protein MDEYSSNICIHPPGGGHSGGGGGGGTGTKCGRWNPTSEQVKVLTDLFRSGLRTPSTDQIQKISSQLSFYGKIESKNVFYWFQNHKARERQKRRRVLVEDQANHEITTTDINYVKVSTAKGSETNKVSEPERVRETLQLFPLNSFNETTGPERIRLFRDACKENSKFTYAEMDLPTLDLRLSFV; encoded by the exons ATGGACGAGTACTCGAGCAACATATGCATTCATCCTCCCGGCGGCGGTCACTCTGGAGGAGGCGGCGGAGGTGGGACAGGGACCAAGTGTGGGCGGTGGAACCCGACAAGCGAACAAGTTAAAGTTCTGACGGATCTGTTCAGGTCAGGGCTTCGTACCCCAAGCACCGATCAGATCCAGAAGATATCTTCGCAGCTCAGTTTCTATGGAAAAATCGAGAGCAAGAATGTGTTTTATTGGTTCCAAAATCACAAGGCCAGGGAGAGACAGAAACGCCGCAGAGTTTTGGTTGAAGATCAAGCAAACCATGAAATCACTACTACTGATATTAATTACGTTAAGGTTTCAACTGCAAAAG GTTCAGAGACAAATAAAGTTTCAGAGCCGGAAAGAGTGAGAGAAACTTTACAACTCTTCCCATTGAACTCCTTCAATGAAACAACAGGTCCCGAAAGGATCAGATTATTTCGGGATGCTTGCAAGGAGAATTCAAAGTTCACCTACGCAGAAATGGATCTTCCCACGTTGGATCTCCGATTAAGTTTCGTTTAA
- the LOC140807576 gene encoding probable sugar phosphate/phosphate translocator At3g11320 has product MSAMKSSGRFFTIGLVSAWYTSNIGVLLLNKYLLSNYGFRYPIFLTMCHMTACSLLSYIAIVWMKMVPMQTIRSRVQFMKISALSLIFCASVVSGNVSLKYLPVSFNQAIGATTPFFTAVFAYLMTLKREAWLTYVTLIPVVTGVVIASGGEPSFHLFGFIMCVGATAARALKSVVQGILLSSEGEKLNSMNLLLYMAPIAVVLLLPATLAMEENVVGITLALAREDLRIIWLLLFNSALAYFVNLTNFLVTKHTSALTLQVLGNAKGAVAVVISILIFKNPVSVTGMLGYTLTVMGVILYSEAKKRSK; this is encoded by the exons ATGTCCGCGATGAAATCCTCGGGCCGATTTTTCACAATTGGATTGGTGTCGGCATGGTATACCTCCAACATTGGGGTTTTGTTATTGAACAAGTACTTGTTGAGCAATTACGGGTTCAGGTATCCGATTTTCTTGACGATGTGCCACATGACTGCCTGCTCATTGCTCAGCTACATCGCGATCGTGTGGATGAAGATGGTTCCGATGCAGACGATAAGATCTAGGGTTCAGTTTATGAAGATTTCGGCTCTTAGCTTGATTTTCTGCGCGTCGGTGGTTAGTGGGAATGTTTCGCTCAAGTATTTGCCTGTCAGCTTTAATCAGGCGATTGGGGCAACCACGCCTTTCTTCACGGCAGTGTTTGCGTATTTAATGACGCTGAAACGAGAGGCATGGTTGACTTACGTGACGTTGATTCCAGTTGTTACCGGAGTGGTCATTGCTAGCGGG GGCGAACCGAGTTTCCATTTGTTTGGATTTATTATGTGCGTTGGTGCAACAGCTGCAAGGGCACTTAAATCAGTGGTTCAGGGAATTTTGCTTTCATCTGAAGG GGAAAAGCTTAACTCTATGAATCTGCTTCTGTACATGGCTCCTATTGCTGTCGTACTTCTACTTCCTGCTACACTCgctatggaagaaaatgtagTGGGCATCACATTGGCACTCGCAAGAGAGGATCTAAGAATTATTTGGTTGCTGCTATTCAATTCTGCACTTGCATATTTTGTAAATTTGACCAATTTTTTGGTCACAAAGCACACCAGCGCCCTTACTCTTCAG GTCCTTGGAAATGCTAAAGgggcagtagcagtggtaatTTCCATCTTGATATTTAAGAATCCCGTCTCTGTTACTGGAATGCTCGGGTATACTCTGACAGTGATGGGTGTCATCCTCTATAGTGAAGCCAAGAAGCGAAGTAAATGA
- the LOC140807702 gene encoding LIM domain-containing protein WLIM2b-like codes for MSFTGTQQKCKACEKTVYPVELLSADGVSYHRSCFKCSHCKGTLKLSNFSSMEGVLYCKPHFEQLFKQTGNYSKSFVSPVKSAEKSTPELTRSPSKAAGMFSGTQDKCATCGKTAYPLEKVTVENQSYHKSCFKCCHGGCSLSPSNYAALDGNLYCKPHFSQLFKEKGSYNHLIKSASIKRPTAVAPDS; via the exons ATGTCTTTTACTGGGACACAACAGAAATGCAAGGCCTGTGAGAAGACTGTTTATCCCGTGGAGCTTTTGTCTGCTGATGGAGTTAGCTATCACAGATCTTGCTTCAAATGCTCCCATTGCAAAGGGACTCTTAAG TTGAGCAACTTCTCATCAATGGAAGGTGTGCTGTACTGCAAGCCTCATTTTGAGCAGCTCTTCAAGCAAACAGGCAACTACAGCAAGAGCTTTGTTTCAC CTGTTAAGTCAGCTGAGAAGTCAACCCCAGAACTG ACAAGGTCACCGAGCAAAGCTGCTGGCATGTTTTCTGGGACGCAGGATAAATGTGCTACTTGTGGTAAAACAGCTTATCCACTGGAGAAG GTGACAGTGGAGAATCAAAGTTACCACAAGTCTTGCTTCAAGTGTTGTCATGGAGGATGCTCTCTATCTCCATCGAACTATGCGGCACTGGACGGAAATTTATACTGTAAACCTCATTTTTCCCAGCTATTCAAAGAAAAAGGAAGCTACAACCACTTGATCAAGTCTGCGTCAATTAAACGCCCCACAGCCGTTGCTCCCGATTCTTGA
- the LOC140807282 gene encoding 26S proteasome non-ATPase regulatory subunit 7 homolog A-like: MDVIKSQQISSRPIEKVVVHPLVLLSIVDHYNRVARDTRKRVVGVLLGSSFKGTVDVTNSYAVPFEEEDRDPSIWFLDHNYHESMFSMFRRINAKEHVVGWYSTGPKLRENDLSVHGLFHDYVPTPVLVIIDVQPKEHGIPTKAYFAVEEVKENATQKSQKVFVHVPSEIAAHEVEEIGVEHLLRDVKDTTISTLATEVTGKLSALKGLDARLKEIRDYLDLVIEGKLPLNHEILYHLQDVFNLLPNLNVSELIKAFAVKTNDMMLVIYLSSLIRSVIALHNLINNKMLNKEHEKAEDSKPVAVPAAAGS; this comes from the exons ATGGACGTGATAAAATCTCAGCAGATATCGTCACGGCCGATTGAGAAGGTGGTGGTGCACCCACTGGTGCTGCTGAGCATCGTCGACCACTACAATCGCGTGGCGCGTGATACCAGGAAGCGTGTCGTCGGAGTTCTTCTTGGCTCTTCCTTTAAGGGCACGGTTGATGTAACCAACAGCTACGCCG TTCCATTTGAAGAAGAAGATCGGGACCCGAGCATTTGGTTTCTTGATCATAACTACCACGAGTCAATGTTTTCCATGTTCAGAAGAATAAACG CAAAGGAGCATGTGGTTGGCTGGTATAGCACTGGTCCCAAGCTCAGGGAGAACGACCTATCTGTTCATGGGCTTTTTCATGA CTATGTGCCAACTCCCGTGTTAGTCATTATTGATGTTCAGCCAAAAGAGCATGGGATACCAACTAAGGCCTATTTTGCGGTAGAGGAGGTTAAAGAG AATGCCACACAAAAAAGCCAGAAGGTGTTTGTGCATGTTCCTTCGGAAATTGCTGCTCATGAAGTTGAAGAAATTG GAGTTGAGCACTTGTTAAGGGATGTGAAGGACACAACTATCAGCACCCTTGCTACAGAG GTCACTGGAAAACTTTCTGCTTTGAAGGGGTTGGATGCACGATTAAAAGAAATCCGGGACTATCTGGACCTTGTCATTGAGGGGAAGCTCCCATTAAACCACGAAATTCTTTACCATCTCCAG GATGTGTTCAACCTACTCCCTAATCTGAACGTGTCTGAATTAATTAAAGCTTTTGCAG TGAAAACAAATGATATGATGTTGGTCATATATCTTTCATCCCTCATCAGAAGTGTGATCGCTCTTCATAATTTGATCAACAACAAG ATGCTTAACAAAGAACACGAAAAGGCAGAAGATTCAAAGCCAGTCGCTGTTCCTGCTGCTGCAGGTAGCTGA
- the LOC140807281 gene encoding coronatine-insensitive protein 1-like produces MEEKKSVKASSTSGGDHETVWECTIPYVQDPRDRDALSLVCKRWYEIDAITRKHVTIALCYTTTPQRLSRRFPHLESLKLKGKPRAAMFNLIPEDWGGYVTTWVEEIVRSFGRMKALHFRRMIVKDSDLELLATSAAGKVLEVLKLDKCCGFSTDGIRIVGRLCRNLKTFVMEESSMVENDGEWLHELAMNNTILENLNFYMSDLVKVRTGDLELIARNCKSLSSMKICEFDLLELIVFFRAATSLKEFAGGSFSEPPEQVDEGLNEQYDRYNAVAFPPNMCRLGLTYLGNKEMPIIYPIASRLKKLDLLYVLLDTESHCMLLQRCPNLEFLEARNVLGDRGLEILANFCRRLKRLRIERGADEQDMEDVEGMVSQRGLIALAQGCLELEYLAVYVSDITNSALECLGTHSKNLCDFRLVLLDREEVITDLPLDSGVRSLLIGCHKLRRFALYLRPGGLTDVGLGYIGQYSPNVRWMLLGYVGESDDGLLEFSKGCPSLQKLEMRGCCFSERALAITALRLHSLRYLWVQGFRTSRDGRDLLTMVRPYWNIELIPAKYGYIEDPNGERVLVEHPAHILAYYSLAGQRTDFPDSVTPLCPNASAYR; encoded by the exons ATGGAAGAGAAGAAATCAGTCAAGGCAAGCAGCACCAGTGGTGGAGATCACGAAACCGTATGGGAGTGCACGATCCCGTACGTTCAGGACCCGCGTGATCGCGACGCGCTCTCACTCGTGTGCAAGCGTTGGTACGAGATTGACGCCATCACGCGCAAGCACGTGACAATCGCACTCTGTTACACCACCACGCCTCAGCGGCTCTCGCGGCGGTTTCCCCACCTCGAGTCGCTTAAGCTGAAGGGAAAGCCGCGCGCAGCCATGTTTAATTTGATTCCGGAGGATTGGGGTGGTTATGTCACCACGTGGGTGGAGGAAATCGTGAGGTCGTTTGGGAGAATGAAAGCGCTGCATTTCAGGAGGATGATTGTTAAGGATTCTGATCTCGAGTTGCTTGCCACTTCCGCGGCGGGGAAGGTTTTGGAAGTCCTGAAATTGGATAAGTGTTGCGGGTTTTCTACAGATGGGATTCGGATTGTGGGACGATTGTGCAG GAATTTGAAAACTTTTGTTATGGAAGAAAGCTCGATGGTTGAGAATGATGGGGAATGGCTGCATGAGCTTGCTATGAACAACACCATTCTTGAGAATTTGAATTTTTACATGTCTGATCTCGTAAAAGTAAGGACTGGAGACCTTGAACTGATAGCAAGAAACTGCAAATCTTTGTCCTCAATGAAAATTTGTGAATTCGATCTTTTGGAGCTCATTGTTTTTTTCCGAGCAGCTACTTCTCTGAAAGAGTTTGCCGGGGGCTCGTTTAGTGAGCCTCCTGAACAGGTCGATGAAGGCCTTAACGAGCAATATGATAGATATAATGCTGTGGCATTCCCACCAAATATGTGCCGCCTTGGTCTTACATACTTGGGTAACAAAGAAATGCCCATCATCTATCCAATTGCTTCCAGATTGAAAAAATTGGATCTCTTGTATGTACTGCTTGACACTGAAAGCCACTGTATGTTACTGCAAAGATGTCCAAACTTGGAATTTCTTGAG GCTAGAAACGTGCTTGGAGATAGAGGATTGGAAATTCTTGCTAATTTTTGTAGAAGATTGAAAAGACTTAGAATAGAGCGGGGAGCCGATGAACAAGATATGGAAGATGTGGAAGGCATGGTCTCACAGAGAGGATTGATAGCTCTAGCTCAAGGATGCCTTGAACTCGAGTATTTAGCTGTTTATGTGTCTGATATTACAAATTCAGCTCTCGAATGCCTCGGTACACACTCGAAAAACCTATGCGACTTTCGGCTAGTCTTACTTGATCGAGAGGAAGTTATTACCGATTTACCTCTCGACAGCGGAGTTCGATCTCTACTGATAGGTTGCCATAAACTCAGAAGATTTGCTCTATATCTCCGTCCCGGAGGGTTAACTGATGTAGGCCTCGGTTACATAGGACAGTACAGCCCAAATGTTCGATGGATGCTTCTTGGTTATGTCGGGGAGTCAGACGACGGTCTTTTGGAGTTTTCTAAGGGGTGTCCTAGCCTTCAGAAGTTGGAAATGAGGGGCTGTTGTTTCAGCGAACGAGCACTAGCTATAACTGCCCTGCGTCTGCATTCTCTGAGGTACTTATGGGTTCAAGGATTTCGGACATCTAGGGATGGTCGAGATTTGTTAACTATGGTCAGGCCATATTGGAATATTGAGTTGATACCTGCGAAATATGGTTACATTGAGGACCCGAATGGGGAACGAGTTCTCGTGGAGCATCCTGCTCATATCCTGGCTTACTATTCTCTTGCTGGGCAAAGAACAGATTTTCCGGATTCCGTCACGCCTTTGTGTCCGAATGCTAGTGCCTATCGATAG